One Kaistella polysaccharea DNA segment encodes these proteins:
- a CDS encoding DUF5683 domain-containing protein — protein MQKSIVFFLLLFSTFIFAQISPKDTIRVENYPTDSVSTVKTPSEIEVYSDIKTSNAPQKAMKFNPTRAGLYSAVLPGLGQYYNKKYWKIPIVWGAIGTGVGITLWNQKQYNRYRNAFIAELNGQQHEFSDIPGVTKEVLGRTQDRVKRQRDYAIAVTSLVYILNIVDAVVDAHLYEGRKDPDLAVKPTIIFDEFGKASSKPGLSLSYNF, from the coding sequence ATGCAAAAATCCATTGTCTTTTTTCTCCTTTTATTTTCCACTTTTATTTTCGCGCAAATCAGCCCGAAGGATACAATTCGTGTAGAAAATTATCCTACGGATTCTGTTTCCACAGTGAAAACGCCGTCTGAGATAGAAGTGTATTCAGATATTAAAACTTCGAATGCTCCACAAAAAGCAATGAAATTTAATCCTACACGAGCTGGTTTATATTCGGCAGTTTTACCAGGTTTAGGGCAATATTATAACAAGAAATACTGGAAAATTCCCATCGTTTGGGGAGCAATTGGAACTGGCGTAGGAATCACACTTTGGAACCAGAAACAATATAACAGATACCGAAATGCTTTTATTGCCGAATTAAATGGTCAGCAACACGAGTTTTCCGACATTCCCGGCGTAACAAAAGAAGTTTTAGGCCGCACGCAAGACCGCGTAAAAAGGCAGCGTGATTACGCAATTGCCGTTACGAGTCTGGTTTACATTTTAAATATTGTTGATGCAGTAGTTGATGCTCACCTTTATGAAGGTAGAAAAGATCCAGATCTTGCGGTGAAGCCTACAATTATCTTCGACGAGTTTGGAAAAGCGAGTTCTAAACCAGGTCTTAGTTTAAGTTATAATTTTTAA